Proteins encoded by one window of Enterobacter pseudoroggenkampii:
- the aroA gene encoding 3-phosphoshikimate 1-carboxyvinyltransferase, whose translation MESLTLQPIARVDGTINLPGSKSVSNRALLLAALANGTTVLTNLLDSDDVRHMLNALKALGVHYILSDDRTRCEVTGNGGALRSGEELELFLGNAGTAMRPLAAALCLGSNNIVLTGEPRMKERPIGHLVDALRQGGAQIDYLEQENYPPLRLRGGFTGGHVEVDGSVSSQFLTALLMTAPLAPQDTVITIKGELVSKPYIDITLHLMKTFGVEVENQSYQRFVVRGAQQYQSPGNYLVEGDASSASYFLAAGAIKGGTVKVTGIGRNSVQGDIRFADVLEKMGAIVTWGDDFISCTHGELNAIDMDMNHIPDAAMTIATAALFAKGTTTLRNIYNWRVKETDRLFAMATELRKVGAEVEEGEDYIRVTPPAKLQFAEIGTYNDHRMAMCFSLVALSDTPVTILDPKCTAKTFPDYFEQLARISTLA comes from the coding sequence ATGGAATCCCTGACGTTACAACCTATCGCGCGGGTAGATGGCACCATCAATCTGCCTGGTTCAAAAAGTGTCTCGAACCGCGCTCTGCTGCTGGCAGCTCTGGCAAACGGCACCACCGTCCTCACAAACCTGCTGGACAGCGATGACGTGCGCCATATGCTCAATGCGCTGAAAGCGTTGGGCGTTCATTACATTCTCTCCGACGATCGTACCCGCTGCGAAGTGACCGGCAACGGCGGCGCGCTGCGCTCGGGTGAAGAGCTTGAGCTTTTTCTGGGCAACGCGGGTACCGCTATGCGCCCGCTGGCGGCGGCCCTGTGCCTGGGAAGCAACAATATTGTGCTGACCGGCGAGCCGCGCATGAAAGAGCGCCCGATTGGTCACCTGGTGGATGCCCTGCGTCAGGGCGGCGCGCAGATTGACTATCTGGAGCAGGAAAACTATCCGCCACTGCGTCTGCGCGGCGGTTTTACCGGCGGTCACGTCGAGGTTGACGGCAGCGTCTCCAGCCAGTTCCTGACGGCACTGCTGATGACCGCGCCGCTGGCCCCGCAGGATACAGTTATCACGATTAAAGGCGAGCTGGTCTCCAAACCGTATATTGATATCACGCTGCACCTGATGAAAACTTTCGGCGTTGAGGTGGAAAACCAGTCTTATCAGCGCTTCGTGGTGCGCGGGGCACAGCAGTACCAGTCTCCGGGCAACTACCTGGTTGAAGGGGATGCGTCATCCGCGTCCTACTTCCTGGCCGCGGGTGCGATTAAGGGCGGAACGGTAAAAGTGACCGGTATTGGCCGTAACAGCGTGCAGGGCGATATCCGTTTTGCGGACGTGCTGGAAAAAATGGGCGCCATTGTCACCTGGGGCGATGACTTTATCTCCTGTACCCACGGTGAGCTGAACGCCATCGACATGGACATGAACCATATCCCGGATGCGGCGATGACCATTGCCACGGCGGCACTGTTCGCCAAAGGCACGACCACGCTGCGTAACATCTACAACTGGCGCGTAAAAGAGACGGACCGCCTGTTCGCGATGGCGACAGAGCTGCGAAAAGTCGGTGCCGAGGTGGAAGAGGGCGAAGACTACATTCGCGTCACGCCTCCTGCAAAACTGCAGTTTGCGGAAATCGGAACCTACAACGATCACCGTATGGCGATGTGCTTCTCGCTGGTGGCGCTGTCAGATACGCCTGTCACGATCCTTGACCCGAAATGTACCGCGAAAACCTTCCCGGACTACTTCGAACAGCTGGCACGCATTAGTACGCTGGCCTGA
- the cmk gene encoding (d)CMP kinase, whose product MTAIAPVITIDGPSGAGKGTLCKAMAEALQWHLLDSGAIYRVLALAALHHHVDVASEEALVPLAAHLDVRFVSTDGNLEVILEGEDVSGEIRTQEVANAASQVAAFPRVREALLRRQRAFREAPGLIADGRDMGTVVFPDAPVKIFLDASSEERAQRRMLQLQEKGFSVNFDRLLSEIKERDDRDRNRAVAPLVPAEDALVLDSTSLTIEQVIEKALQYARQKLALA is encoded by the coding sequence ATGACGGCAATTGCCCCGGTAATCACCATTGATGGGCCGAGTGGCGCAGGGAAAGGGACTCTGTGCAAAGCGATGGCGGAAGCATTGCAATGGCATCTTTTAGATTCGGGAGCAATCTATCGCGTGCTGGCGCTGGCCGCGCTGCATCATCACGTGGATGTCGCGTCTGAAGAGGCGCTGGTTCCGCTGGCTGCGCATCTGGATGTGCGCTTCGTGTCAACCGATGGCAACCTGGAAGTCATCCTTGAAGGGGAAGACGTGAGCGGCGAAATCCGTACTCAGGAAGTGGCGAATGCGGCCTCGCAGGTCGCGGCCTTCCCGCGCGTTCGCGAGGCGCTGTTGCGTCGTCAGCGCGCGTTTCGTGAAGCCCCGGGTCTGATCGCGGACGGACGTGATATGGGAACCGTGGTCTTCCCTGATGCACCTGTGAAAATTTTCCTTGACGCCTCTTCGGAAGAACGTGCGCAACGCCGCATGCTTCAGTTGCAGGAAAAGGGGTTTAGTGTTAACTTTGATCGCCTTTTATCCGAGATAAAAGAGCGCGATGACCGCGATCGTAACCGCGCCGTCGCCCCACTTGTTCCAGCAGAAGATGCATTAGTTCTGGATTCAACCAGTTTAACTATTGAGCAAGTGATTGAAAAAGCGCTACAATATGCGCGCCAAAAACTGGCACTCGCGTAA
- the rpsA gene encoding 30S ribosomal protein S1, giving the protein MTESFAQLFEESLKEIETRPGSIVRGVVVAIDKDVVLVDAGLKSESAIPAEQFKNAQGELEIQVGDEVDVALDAVEDGFGETLLSREKAKRHEAWITLEKAYEEAETVVGVINGKVKGGFTVELNGIRAFLPGSLVDVRPVRDTLHLEGKELEFKVIKLDQKRNNVVVSRRAVIESENSAERDQLLENLQEGMEVKGIVKNLTDYGAFVDLGGVDGLLHITDMAWKRVKHPSEIVNVGDEITVKVLKFDRERTRVSLGLKQLGEDPWVAIAKRYPEGTKLTGRVTNLTDYGCFVEIEEGVEGLVHVSEMDWTNKNIHPSKVVNVGDVVEVMVLDIDEERRRISLGLKQCKNNPWQQFAETHNKGDRVEGKIKSITDFGIFIGLDGGIDGLVHLSDISWNVAGEEAVREYKKGDEIAAVVLQVDAERERISLGVKQLAEDPFNNWVALNKKGAIVNGKVTAVDAKGATVELADGVEGYLRASEASRDRVEDATLVLNVGDDVEAKFTGVDRKNRAISLSVRAKDEADEKDAIATVNKQEDANFSNNAMAEAFKAAKGE; this is encoded by the coding sequence ATGACTGAATCTTTTGCTCAACTGTTTGAAGAATCCTTAAAAGAAATCGAAACCCGCCCGGGTTCCATCGTTCGCGGTGTTGTTGTTGCTATCGACAAAGACGTAGTACTGGTTGACGCCGGTCTGAAATCTGAGTCCGCCATTCCGGCAGAGCAGTTCAAAAACGCCCAGGGCGAGCTGGAAATCCAGGTTGGCGACGAAGTTGACGTTGCTCTGGACGCAGTAGAAGACGGCTTCGGTGAAACCCTGCTTTCTCGTGAGAAAGCGAAACGTCACGAAGCATGGATCACGCTGGAAAAAGCTTACGAAGAAGCTGAAACTGTGGTCGGTGTTATCAACGGCAAAGTTAAAGGTGGCTTCACTGTTGAGCTGAATGGTATTCGTGCGTTCCTGCCAGGTTCTCTGGTAGACGTTCGTCCAGTTCGTGACACTCTGCACCTGGAAGGCAAAGAGCTTGAGTTCAAAGTAATCAAGCTGGACCAGAAGCGTAACAACGTTGTTGTTTCCCGTCGTGCCGTTATCGAATCCGAAAACAGCGCAGAACGCGATCAGCTGCTGGAAAACCTGCAGGAAGGCATGGAAGTCAAAGGTATCGTTAAGAACCTCACTGACTACGGCGCATTCGTTGACCTGGGCGGCGTTGATGGCCTGCTGCACATCACCGACATGGCGTGGAAACGCGTTAAGCACCCAAGCGAAATCGTGAACGTGGGCGACGAAATCACTGTTAAAGTGCTGAAGTTCGACCGCGAGCGTACTCGTGTATCCCTCGGCCTGAAACAGCTGGGCGAAGATCCATGGGTAGCTATCGCTAAGCGTTACCCAGAAGGTACTAAACTGACTGGTCGCGTAACCAACCTGACTGACTACGGCTGCTTCGTTGAAATCGAAGAAGGCGTTGAAGGTCTGGTGCACGTTTCCGAAATGGACTGGACCAACAAAAACATCCACCCATCCAAAGTTGTTAACGTTGGTGATGTAGTGGAAGTGATGGTTCTGGATATCGACGAAGAACGTCGTCGTATCTCCCTGGGCCTGAAGCAGTGCAAAAACAACCCATGGCAGCAGTTCGCGGAAACCCACAACAAGGGCGACCGTGTTGAAGGTAAAATCAAGTCTATCACTGACTTCGGTATCTTCATCGGCCTGGACGGCGGCATCGATGGCCTGGTTCACCTGTCTGACATCTCCTGGAACGTTGCAGGCGAAGAAGCAGTTCGTGAATACAAAAAAGGCGACGAAATCGCTGCAGTTGTTCTGCAGGTTGACGCAGAGCGTGAGCGTATCTCCCTGGGCGTTAAACAGCTCGCAGAAGATCCGTTCAACAACTGGGTTGCACTGAACAAGAAAGGCGCAATCGTAAACGGTAAAGTAACTGCAGTTGACGCTAAAGGCGCAACCGTAGAACTGGCTGACGGCGTTGAAGGTTACCTGCGCGCTTCTGAAGCTTCACGTGACCGCGTTGAAGATGCCACTCTGGTTCTGAACGTAGGCGACGACGTTGAAGCTAAGTTCACCGGTGTTGACCGTAAGAACCGTGCAATCAGCCTGTCTGTTCGTGCTAAAGACGAAGCTGATGAGAAAGATGCAATCGCAACTGTTAACAAACAGGAAGATGCAAACTTCTCTAACAACGCAATGGCTGAAGCTTTCAAAGCAGCTAAAGGCGAGTAA
- the ihfB gene encoding integration host factor subunit beta, with protein sequence MTKSELIERLASQQPHIPAKAVEDAVKEMLEHMASTLAQGERIEIRGFGSFSLHYRAPRTGRNPKTGDKVELEGKYVPHFKPGKELRDRANIYGN encoded by the coding sequence ATGACCAAGTCAGAATTGATTGAAAGACTTGCCAGTCAGCAACCGCATATCCCTGCCAAGGCAGTGGAAGATGCCGTAAAAGAGATGCTGGAGCATATGGCCTCCACTCTTGCCCAGGGCGAGCGCATTGAAATCCGCGGTTTCGGTAGTTTTTCTCTGCACTATCGTGCTCCACGTACCGGGCGTAACCCGAAAACTGGCGATAAAGTCGAGCTGGAAGGTAAGTACGTTCCACACTTTAAGCCGGGTAAAGAACTGCGCGATCGCGCCAATATTTACGGCAACTGA
- a CDS encoding ComEC family protein: protein MGIPALSVCAILAIVPLLWLPELPSPYTVWVMVAGGIVIAAWQNHRVKYAGITLLFCAWGILAAQESVWPMQHLTTGAVQAEVELTATDGATLHQGNIRRVDGKRWWASTGVTLYGNYLPQKSCAGQRWTMTLRLRPAHGELNDGGYDSQRSAFAQHQTLSGRFTRAELVDGRCSLRAQYLMSLQNRLSAYRWGAVILGLGMGERLDVPREIKDLMRETGTLHLMAISGLHIALAASLVWLLARGLQFLLPSHRVHWQMPLLAGLCFAAFYAWLTGLQPPALRTVIALAVLAILRIAARQWSPWQVWGCCIAAILISDPLAVLSQSLALSAFAVAALIFWFQWLPLPDWHRARRIRPLLNLIHLQVGMLMLLMPLQVLIFHGFSISSLVANLFAVPLVTFVSVPLILLGMLLHLLPLAALESVVWFAADKSLAWLFWLLMRLPDGWQNVDQRWQYTTLLPWLSIIAWRFRAWKTLPAVCLAGSVLLAFPLWRTAKSESWTLHMLDVGQGLAMVIERQGKAILYDTGLAWPGGDSAQRLIIPWLRWHHLRPEGVILSHEHLDHAGGLASLQKTWPDVWVRSPLRQAGHRPCFRGQRWQWQGLTFSVHWPPENYPAQGNNRSCVVKVDDGKQSVLLTGDIEAQAEQAMLSHYWRYLTSTLIQVPHHGSNTSSSLSLVQRVEGQIALDSAARYNAWRFPSAKIVRRYRKEGYIWHDTPHSGQISVTFSQHHWQIRRLREQYLPVWYHQWFGAPVDNG from the coding sequence ATGGGAATTCCCGCGCTTAGCGTCTGCGCCATTCTGGCGATAGTTCCGTTACTCTGGTTACCTGAACTGCCATCACCTTACACCGTGTGGGTCATGGTGGCTGGCGGGATAGTGATTGCTGCATGGCAAAACCATCGAGTGAAGTATGCTGGTATTACGCTGTTATTTTGTGCGTGGGGCATTCTGGCCGCACAGGAGAGCGTCTGGCCGATGCAGCATTTAACAACGGGGGCCGTGCAGGCCGAGGTAGAGCTCACCGCGACCGACGGCGCCACTCTGCATCAGGGAAACATTCGCCGCGTCGATGGCAAGCGCTGGTGGGCCTCCACCGGCGTAACGCTGTATGGCAATTATCTGCCCCAGAAATCGTGCGCCGGTCAGCGCTGGACCATGACGCTCAGGCTCAGGCCTGCCCATGGCGAACTGAACGACGGCGGATATGATTCTCAGCGCAGCGCTTTTGCCCAACATCAAACCCTAAGCGGGCGCTTCACCCGTGCTGAACTCGTCGATGGGCGCTGCAGCCTGCGAGCGCAATACCTGATGTCACTGCAAAACCGACTTTCGGCTTACCGCTGGGGGGCGGTTATCCTCGGACTGGGAATGGGGGAACGTCTGGATGTGCCCCGGGAAATAAAAGACCTGATGCGTGAAACTGGCACGCTGCATTTGATGGCGATTTCGGGTCTGCATATCGCGCTGGCAGCATCCCTCGTCTGGTTACTCGCACGTGGGCTCCAGTTTTTATTACCCAGCCACCGGGTCCACTGGCAGATGCCTCTCCTGGCCGGGTTGTGCTTTGCCGCTTTCTACGCCTGGCTTACCGGTCTGCAACCTCCTGCGCTACGAACGGTCATCGCGCTTGCTGTGCTTGCCATATTGCGGATCGCGGCCCGTCAATGGTCTCCCTGGCAGGTATGGGGGTGCTGTATCGCGGCGATCCTCATAAGCGATCCCCTAGCCGTACTTTCGCAGAGTCTGGCCCTGTCCGCATTTGCCGTCGCCGCGCTGATTTTCTGGTTCCAGTGGCTGCCTCTTCCTGACTGGCACCGGGCACGACGTATACGGCCGCTACTAAACCTGATCCATCTGCAGGTCGGCATGCTGATGCTGCTCATGCCGTTACAGGTCCTGATTTTCCATGGCTTCAGTATCTCCTCCCTGGTCGCGAATCTCTTCGCCGTTCCCCTGGTGACGTTTGTCTCCGTGCCGCTGATCCTGCTCGGTATGCTGCTTCATCTGCTGCCGCTGGCGGCACTGGAAAGCGTCGTCTGGTTCGCAGCAGATAAGTCACTAGCGTGGTTGTTCTGGCTCCTCATGCGCCTGCCTGACGGCTGGCAGAATGTCGACCAACGCTGGCAATACACGACATTACTGCCGTGGTTGAGCATCATTGCCTGGCGTTTTCGCGCATGGAAAACCCTTCCTGCCGTTTGTCTTGCAGGAAGCGTCTTACTGGCATTTCCTCTCTGGCGAACGGCAAAAAGCGAGAGCTGGACGCTGCATATGCTGGACGTGGGGCAGGGGCTGGCCATGGTCATTGAACGACAGGGAAAAGCCATTCTTTATGATACCGGACTCGCCTGGCCGGGCGGGGATAGCGCGCAGCGGTTAATTATTCCCTGGCTGCGCTGGCATCACCTGCGGCCTGAAGGCGTAATTCTCAGTCATGAACACCTCGACCATGCGGGAGGCCTCGCATCGTTGCAAAAAACGTGGCCTGACGTGTGGGTAAGAAGCCCCTTGCGCCAGGCGGGACATCGCCCCTGTTTTCGCGGACAGAGATGGCAATGGCAGGGACTTACCTTCAGCGTCCACTGGCCCCCTGAAAATTACCCGGCTCAGGGAAACAACCGTTCCTGCGTGGTAAAGGTGGACGACGGCAAGCAGAGCGTGCTGCTAACAGGGGACATTGAAGCACAAGCGGAACAGGCTATGCTTAGCCATTACTGGCGTTATCTGACGTCCACGCTCATACAGGTGCCCCATCATGGCAGCAATACCTCGTCTTCATTGTCGCTGGTCCAGCGGGTAGAAGGTCAGATCGCTCTGGATTCAGCGGCACGGTATAACGCATGGCGATTCCCGTCGGCAAAAATTGTCCGACGTTATCGAAAAGAGGGGTATATCTGGCATGATACCCCTCATTCTGGACAAATATCGGTGACATTCTCGCAACATCACTGGCAAATCCGGCGCTTGCGAGAGCAATATTTACCCGTTTGGTATCATCAGTGGTTT